One segment of Salvelinus alpinus chromosome 1, SLU_Salpinus.1, whole genome shotgun sequence DNA contains the following:
- the LOC139559606 gene encoding general transcription factor II-I repeat domain-containing protein 2A-like, producing MVETAGLLCPESKAKFEKISLARRTVTRRVELIDEDIVSELNKKAESFKLYSLALDESNDIKDTAQLLIFIRGINDSFEITEELLSMESLKGKTRGEDLYEQVSAVIERMKLPWSKLANVTTDGSPNLTGKNIGLLKRIQDKVKEENPDQDVILLHCIIHQESLCKSVLQLNHVVDPVVKLVNFIRARGLNHRQFITFLEETNADHQDLLYHSRVRWLSLGKVFQRVWELKDEIRSFFNLMGKSEEFPELSDTNWLCDFAFAVDIFSHMNELNVKLQGKDQFAHDMYTNVRAFKSKLVLFSRQMSNKSFAHFPTLAVQKEAARNAKKYCKSLDDLHREFCRRFCDFEKIDKSLQLVSCPLSQDPESAPQELQLELIDLQSDSVSKEKFKSLKLNDFYASLNETAFPNLRRTAQKMLVLFGSTYVCEQTFSVMKILKINKAHHRSKLTDQHLRSVLRIATTKLTPDFDALAKKGDQQHCSH from the coding sequence ATGGTAGAGACAGCAGGTCTCTTGTGTCCGGAGAGCAAAGCCAAGTTTGAAAAAATCAGTTTAGCACGCAGGACAGTGACTCGCCGCGTGGAACTGATTGACGAAGATATAGTCAGCGAGTTAAACAAAAAGGCGGAGTCCTTTAAGTTATATTCACTAGCACTGGATGAAAGTAACGACATAAAAGACACTGCTCAGCTCCTAATTTTTATCCGAGGGATTAACGACAGTTTTGAGATAACGGAGGAGCTTTTGAGCATGGAATCACTGAAAGGGAAAACGCGAGGAGAGGACTTATATGAACAGGTGTCTGCTGTCATCGAGAGAATGAAGCTACCTTGGAGTAAACTTGCCAATGTCACCACGGATGGATCGCCAAATTTAACTGGAAAAAACATCGGGCTGCTGAAAAGAATCCAGGATAAAGTGAAAGAAGAAAACCCTGACCAGGATGTTATTTTACTTCACTGCATCATTCATCAGGAGTCTCTGTGTAAGTCTGTATTGCAGCTTAATCACGTCGTGGATCCAGTTGTAAAACTTGTTAACTTCATACGAGCAAGGGGACTTAATCATCGTCAGTTCATTACGTTCCTAGAAGAAACTAATGCGGATCACCAGGACCTACTTTACCACTCTCGCGTCCGCTGGTTAAGTTTGGGGAAAGTGTTTCAACGAGTCTGGGAGCTCAAAGACGAGATTCGCTCATTTTTTAATTTAATGGGGAAATCCGAAGAATTCCCCGAGCTGAGCGACACAAACTGGCTTTGTGACTTTGCGTTTGCTGTGGACATATTTTCACACATGAATGAGCTGAACGTGAAGCTACAGGGGAAAGATCAGTTTGCGCACGACATGTACACAAATGTGAGAGCCTTCAAATCCAAGCTGGTTTTATTCTCCAGGCAAATGTCAAACAAATCTTTCGCACATTTCCCCACACTAGCCGTGCAGAAAGAGGCCGCCCGAAATGCGAAGAAATACTGCAAATCACTGGACGATCTGCACAGAGAATTTTGCCGTCGGTTCTGTGATTTTGAAAAAATTGACAAGTCACTTCAACTGGTGTCCTGTCCCCTGTCACAAGACCCCGAATCAGCACCGCAGGAGCTGCAATTGGAACTGATCGATCTTCAGTCTGACTCCGTCTCAAAGGAGAAGTTCAAGTCTCTTAAACTGAATGACTTTTACGCTTCACTTAACGAGACCGCGTTTCCAAACCTCCGGAGGACGGCGCAGAAGATGCTGGTGTTGTTTGGCTCGACCTACGTGTGTGAGCAGACGTTTAGCGTCATGAAAATCTTGAAAATCAACAAAGCCCATCACAGATCCAAGTTAACTGACCAACACCTCAGATCTGTCCTGAGAATTGCCACAACAAAACTAACTCCAGACTTTGATGCACTGGCAAAAAAGGgagaccaacaacactgttcccaCTGA